TAAGTTGTGAAGAGGTCTGTTTGTACTAttatgtttggggtttttatacAGGTTATTATGGTTACTGCTTAGTGTCTTGATGCTTAAATCCTAGCTTTACAGCTTATTAGATCATCTAACTGGATGATTGCTTGTTCTGAGACTGCACAACTTTGAAATTTAAGAGAACAGTGTCTTATTGGGCAGTCATCtttcagaagggtttttttttttccccaacttttGAAGTAATTGATGTATATTCTAAGAACCCTTTATCCAAGAACTCCTAAGTAGTGTATATAGCAAAAGCAAGTAGCTATATATTTAATAACAGCTGGCTTGTTTAGTTATTGATTccagtttctttgaaaatagCAAAACTCTTCATCGTTGGATCAAACTCTTCATCGATCAGAGATGCAGTTGACATGGGTAAGTGTGAAACTCAAAACTTCTGGTAGggtttctttttacttcagtgtttggaaataaatttagAACCTTTTCCATCTAAGAGGTGTATTTAGTGACTGTCACAAGTATATCCAGTTTTTCTCTGAGGAGGGACTTAGGTAATCAAGTCTATTTACGTGTTAGTTCAGTCAGTAAACTTATTAAATGGGGATCACTGTAACCTTGGGACCACAAACTCAAATCTGATTCCTTGCTCCAAGCAGGAGCAAGGTTTTATTCGTTAACACAAAACGTGTTAAACAGCGAATAGCATGTGGTGGTGTAGTAACAGTGATAAAATAGTTCTTGCCACTTGTTGTTAGTTGCCAGTTGGTTTTAACATGGTGAACTTCACTACTAACTGCAGTATCTTAGAGATTATTTAGGAACTAAAACAATATTGCAAGCAGCTGATGAAATAGTTAAGTTTTATTGAAAATAGAATACAATGGCTATACTGATACCTAAAGTTCTGTTAGCCTAAAGTAGGAGTAATTATGAGCAGCACTGCACTTTACCACTTGGGAAGAATAGTTGGGCATGAGGGGTTACCAAAGAACAAAGGGTCACATATCATTCTTTTCTATTGATACCCCAGTTAATAGCTTCTTCATTGTAAGTTATAGTACCATTTGTTAAAAATGCATTCATAGAATCCttctccagaagaaaataatttgtttagtgacttaattttattctttttgctgTGCAGAAGAGGCCTTGTGACTTGCATCTTTCCTAAAGCTCAGTGATACTGCAAGACTTGTCACTTATCTCTGGCAATTTAAATCTCCATATTTGGTGTGCTTTTCATCTAAATCATCCCATATATCAAATAGTTCTCCTAGTCTACGCCCTGTACTTGGGTTATAGTTTGGGATGAAAGTTAGGAATTTTGGAAGAAGTTGAGAGTGAAGGAATCAAGAATTGTATGTCACCACTGTCTTCAGGGAAAAATATAGTTTTAACattgaaaaggggaaaaaaagcttcacaTTTTGTTGGGGGggtgtttggttggttttttttttcccccaggacCTACAATTGAAGCTTAACCTTCAGCTGTATGTCTGATTCTTTGCTAAAAACATTGTGTTACTATCCTTGAGTAGTGATACACCTAGAGCTTCAATGGTGAATGGGAAGCTAGCAGAGTGAAACAGGAGGCGTGTTTTTTGCTGAATTTGAAAAGTCATGCTGCTTATGTTTGTATTTCATGAAGGATTTTGCAgtctctctgttctttttcctcagcATGTTCTGCCCTTGGAGTTGCTCAGTTAGACTCAGTCATTATTGCCCCACCTCCAGTTGAAGATGGAACTAGCCTCTCCTTGGAGTATTTGCAACCTTACTGGCAAGAACTTGAAAATCTAGTTCAGAACAAAAAGATTGTTGCCATAGGTACCTCTGACCTAGATAAAACACTGTTAGAGCAGCTGTATCTGTGGGCACAGGTGAGAAGAAACTTCCTGCTTGTAGCATTTCTAGGAGAGAGAACTGTGACGTTGGCTGCCACATTGTTATAAACTTGTGTTATAAATGggtttatttacaaaatattaattagcCCTGTTATTTTCAGCATCTTATGGATGGTCACAGTGTTGTTCAAGGTGGGGGAGGCTCAAAGTATGATTGTCACTTGTTCAGTATTCTTATGTATAGGCCAGCAAAGGCTGGAAACCACAGGTCTGTTCAGTAGCAGGTTCTTTGAAGTAGTTAAAGTTTAAGATTTGAATGCTATTATATTTAGAAAGGAGTATAAACAGTACTCTTAAACCTTCGGATTTATTCCAGGGACTCTGAAAACATAGCTGTTTTCACTTTAATCTATGTTATGAATGGAGGCATTTCCCCTTAGAGAAATGCTGTTTGAGTGCTGAGCTTAGAGGAAGGACAGGCTGTGAATCATGGCACAATAGTTTGTTGTCCAATGCGACTAATTGCCTTGTGTAACATTTAAGTGATGGAGGTCTGTACTATTATGTGCCCATGCTCATGTAAGCTTGTGGATTTACTGTTTCTTTATTAGTTCTTTGAGTACTCCTCTTACGACATTTCTTTTGTGGTATATGAACATACTGTATCTGTATAAGAGGTCCTGCTGAGGGTTCTGATCTGTGCTTTTCGCTGTTTTGTGTGTACCAAGAGGAGGATCACCTGCATGATGATCATGGGTGCAGTTTGTGATGAGCAGAGAGTCAGTGGAAGAGAGTCCCTTTTAACTTAATCTGATCTAGGCACTTACCTGAAGGCATGGGAAGACTGCAAATTATCTCCCCgtaacaaaaattatttggattttttttaagtctcttTCAAACTAACACCCCTATATGTTTTCACTGCGACCCCCCTGCTGTTTAgggagcacagcacagaaaggGTTAGTACACATCCTACTGCGCAGCACCTGAAGTTAGATCCTATTCTTGTTCTGGACTCGGTGCTGCAGGGAGTTGCAGATTTTTGAGTTACCTGTCCAGCACGATGCAGAATTAATTAGCCTTGTTCAGACATCAAAACAATGGTCAAAGGCAAATTgttcaaagcaaaatatctgTTGTAATATAGGGCATGGGGGAAACAACTAAAATAAgtacattaatatttttcttcttataaaaGTATTCTGTTGCTTTCAGGTGAAACCCAGTAGTAATCAGGTGAACCTAGCTTCCTGTTGTGTGATGCCACCTGATCTCACAGCATTTGCAAAAGAGTTTGACATACAGCTGTTAACTCATAATGACCCAAAAGGTAAGGCTTTGCCAGATAAATTAACACAAGACCActaaatttatttattcagtacAAAATCAGGAATAATCTTTCTCTGAACTTCAAACTTTGTTATATTTGAATCCTGAACAAAAGATTCTGGAAGTTTCACctctataaaatatttctaagttcttgcttttgcttcaagaaaggggggaaaaggccATCTTCCAGCCTCAGATAGTTTCTTGAAATTGTTTtaatcagagaaaataaagtaaatagaAGAACAGAGTACTGAAAAAAGTGTACTACATACGTTCAAAAAATAGCTTATTTCcacaaaacataaaatgaaatgacagtTGTATTGCTGAAGGCCAGTAAATGACAAATGAAAGTCCACTTGCCCAGAACTTGTCTGTGAAATAGCTTGCACAGAAATGTTGGTCAGTTGCTTTTTGAGTAGTTTAGTAATGTTAGACATATAAAATTATTACAGTTTAAGCAGGATTCTTTCAAAGTAGTGACTTCTTAAAATAACATTGTTACAAAAAGAGTTGGTGTAAATTCTTTAATTGCTTCGTGCAGAGATTCATTTATTAAATATGACTGAAGGACTTGAAGGCTTTCCTTTAGACTCTAGGACTCCCAAGTTACCAGCTCCCTCGAATATTCTGGGATATGATATTAGTTTCTCTCAAACATCATCTAATCTTCTTCACTATAATGACGCCTTAAATATCTTGCTGGAATTGTAAGTGAGAAGTCTTAAACAATATCCAGTTCATTCCTTCCCTACATTCTTCCTTATGACTTCCTTATGATTCATGATGATCAtacttttccctccttctcccttcttcccattcttcccctgaagaaaaaaaagtattaatggAGTACATGTCTATAGTACCACTGTTACATACTCAAGCACTGATGAAATTCATTAGTTGTATCAGCATTGCTCTGGCAGCACACAAGATGAATTGCCATTCAGTCCGACAATTTCCATGTCCTGTGAAGTCCCAAGTGCAATCTGCAGTTTAGTAAATACTCTCTATTGAAAGTCATGAAATGAAGGAGAAGAGGATTTCAATAGAAAACAAGAGTAAGGAGTGATTCCCTTATGCATTGTTTGCTAAGCGTCACTTTTCTGTAATGGTCAGCTGAAGAGTATTGAGACTATCTTTTGGGAACGCTCATCATCAAAATGTTTGTTCCTTTGACTGACTTTCCAGAGGAAACTAGGAGGATTTGTACTtgccttccttttctgctttgtggcATTTAAGCCcatttttcttaatgctttcGGGGCTTGTAGTTATTATGAGCCTAGTTATGGGAGATGCTATAAATGTTGAGCTTCCAGTGACTGCAGAGGTAACTGAGAATGCTCAGTACTTTGCTGATTCCAGCCTTATGCTTTACTCACCTCTGGTTTGTCTAGCTGGCTtctcaaatttaattttcattttttcctcctaacGGCTCTGCTGATCAACTCCATCTGATACTGTAGAAATCTCAGTTAATTAGTTTTGTGGGAAATACTCAATGTTGCAAATAAAGTGACCCGAAGGTTTCTTCTGTAATATTCAGCTGCTTTTACCCTATGTGCATTCTGGAAGAGTGGATCTGTGGAGTATCCACCACTGCTTAAGGTTTCTGGCTGTAGGAAAAGGCTTCTCTTACTAAGTGTTGCTCTTTGCAGCTGTTCAGATGACATTATTTAAAGCATGAATATCCTTTTTTAACTCCAGAATTACTTTGTGAAGCAAGTTTCCAAGAAGTTCTTCAGGAAAGCATCCAGGACACGAAAGCACACGAGTGGATTCCTTTATGGCTTCTCCGGTATTCAGTCATTGTTAAAAGCAGAGGAATTATCAAGTCCAAAGGCTATATcatgcaagctaaaagaaatgcctcttaaaacacttttttctcctttttttttttttgatggcttactgttttaatttcttgggGATGGGGGGAACATTGCTTTTTTCATAGAAACACTTTTACAGCATTTGTAACAAAGACCAAAAGTTGTAATTATTCAGTGTATTGTCAGCAGGAGTATCTGCAGTGTTCTaacactatttttctttcttaacctATTGACCAGttaacttaaaatattaaatattttgggtttgttgtttttaattgaaattatcTATagagaaacagtttaaaatatttttctttgtatgaCCAGTTCACTGTAAAATTATCATATTTTAGCTGCCATTAGGCAGTATAGAggaacttaaatatttttattttttgaaaaaatgaatttcTCTTAAATAATAGTTACTTATCTTGTAGGTACATAGATTTCAAGCCTTCAAGGACTAGTTTTTATAGAAAATTgtcatcttttctgaaaaataaccccaaaaaATTAAACTGGTATCTCATTACTAGGTATGTATATATAGGCAAGTCAGCTGTTTAATTTGTGTGGATGGgaaaattgctttatttttaatatagtgtGAAAGACCTCTATGATTTAGAAAAAATGCATCTTCCGAATTACTTTCTGACTCTTACTTGAATTCCTTCTGGCTTCTTTGTGCCTCAATATGCTTTGTTTAGTGTTTGCACAAGTGGGATGGCATCTTTACcgtttgaaacagaaaatgtattactgtgtgaatgtttaaaataagaattgaaAACAAGtgatgaaaaaatgttaatcAAAAATTGAATTGTGCCTGTCATCTTCTCAGCTGTGGCTTGTTTTTTTGATACTTTGTGAGCTACGCAATCAGAATCGGCCAAGTCAGAACAGATAGTAAGTGTTGAAGCTGTTCACTGTAGGATTGTGTAAAATGGATGACTTCTTTTGGGGTTGCCTAGGAAACTTTATTGCTTGACTGCCATTCAGAAATGATGCAAGCAAGGGTTAGCTTGAAGTTAGGTATATTTCTGTTTGGCAGTAGCTTAGCACACTGGCTTTTGAATCCTGGAGAGGTTGCTGCAGCTAAGGCAAGGCTTCTGGTTTAATGTAGTCTTTCTATCGAAAAggccttttcatttccttggcCTTTAAATCAGAATAGATAGGAAAAGCTCAGCTTGTAGTTAAGCAGGAGCTTGATAGTGTCTAAAAcaatcattttccttttgatttcaggcaggagcagggcttcATACTAGTAGTACTCATTAACTTAGCTGTACATAGTTTGAGATTTGGACTGTAACGGAATGAATTTTTGCCAACATCTTTCATATTCTGTCATGTAGGCAGCTAGTGGAATTTGAATGCTTGTAGGCAGTGTCTAGAGGGTCAGCTTCCTATAATCCATTCTACTAAGTTAAAAGATTAATCTTTTTCAAGATACCTTTTGAGTCCTCAAATATCTTATCTGTAAGTGGCAAATAGTGGGAAATTCTCTTGGACTTCTTCAGTTCTTTTGataaatgagaaagagagaattGGAACTAGTAATGCATCAATGAAAgtatgaatttttttctcttaatcaaaatgtagccttttttttttaatgtcaggtCGATATGTATCAGAGTTTCAAAATCACAtgagtttcattttaaacttcCCTACCACCTTTGAGTTGTGTGCTGCTGATGATTAACCACTATCTgtaaattctgtttctgtgtttggCTGTTGACATTCTGTATTGTATTACTTGCATGTGTTCTCAGTTTTATAAATTGAAATGCTACAAAACAAGAATTGTGTTAAAACAATGTATAGCCTGCTCTAATGGgataattatttatttcctttctgtaaacTGTTAACAGTTTGCTTGCTGTAGAAGAGTACCTGTTACGACATGATAATTTTAAGatattacaattttatttttctagagtCACAGGTAGCGTACCACTTTATCAGGTTATCGCATTTGTTTTGTGTCAAAGTGGGAGAGATGGGATTTCCTTCCATGAGAAACTTGAAAGTTtgaattaaaatctgaaattccTGTATGCTTTTAATCTGTGCTTTGTATGAATCCTCATCATCTCAATAACAGTATTTTACACTGTCATAAATAGTATTTTACACTTTGTCCTAAAAGGGTCTGAAGTGTCCCAGCTCGGGGATTTCATCGCCTCATGGCGCCTATGACCGTCTCCCCTAAGCGGGAACACGCACTCCCTGCAGCACGCTGGGCTTTTCACTCCAAACCCGCTCCCCTGCGCCGCACCGCTCGTGTCCCGTCGGTGCCTGCAGCGCTGCCCTCTGCCACCCCCGGGCCTGGACCAGCCGGGGCCAGGCGGGCCCTCTCCCCGCCCGCGTccccgccctgccctgccgcGCGCCGCCGGAAGGGCGGGCGGAaggggcgggcgcggcgcggctGGCAAGATGGTGGCCAcgaggcgggcggcggcgcggtgCAAGGAGCAGGGGGCGCGGGCCGGGGGAGGCAGCGGCAGCTCCTCCGGGGCCGAGGCGGCGGAGGTGAGAGGAGCCGGGAGCGGGGGGCGCGGGCAGCCGGACACCACCCGCCGTGCGGGGCGGCTGCGGCAGCCCTATTCCTGCACGCACGCGGCGTCGCCACGGAGGCCCCGGTGTCCGCAGCGGGCGGGCGGTGGAGCCCGCCGGCTCCGTGGGGCTCGGTGGTGGCGGCTGCGtagccggggctgggggcggcaGTGTGCCCGCCTGCCGGCGCCGCCGCCGTCCCCGCAGGGAGCTCCCGGGCTGACCCTGCCCCCGCCTTCCCTTGTCGGGGCTTGTAGCCGTTGTAGGTTGTGCAGCCATTGTAGGTTGTTCCGCCATGTCACGTTGCAAGTTAAAGGTCAGGGTatggggttttgtgggtttttttccagtgcagtaATTTTAGTATTTCTCCGTGGCTTTTCCACTAGACATGAAAACTCTGATGCGTAAATACGGATAGTTTAGGTAGCATGGTTTATGTTGAGCCAACATTGTTCTGTGTTTTGGGAAGATCCTGCTGTTGTagagtgtgattttttttttccaaaattttgcAATGTTTTCCAGGTAACTTACAAGCATCGTTAAAGAAGCAGGTTATAACTAGTGTTGCGGTTGCTGTGAGGCTAGTCTGTTCCTAAAACTGCTAAAATTGGTTATGGAAACCATTTTGGTGCACATTCTGCCAGTTGCTAGGCTTGAGCAAATCTTCAAATGTCTCTGAACATCATTTCTGGATTTGTTTCCCATGGCAACTTGCCAGAACTTTTTAGAATTAGACAGAatatatgtgtttatatttcttaatagatgtgtgtgtttgttctcCTGCCTTAACTAAAAGACAGAAGTCAAACAGATAAGCAAGGGATGGTTTATTAACCCTTCTTCCACATAGGGCTATTCAGAGACGTATAATATGTTGTCAGCTCGAGTAGATTTGTTCAAAAGTATTGTTACTGATCTGTATAGCATCctttttatgggtttttttttttttaatctgtcaaTAGCACACTTTTTTCACTCCTTTTCTAGACGGCATCTGCTGAAATTAGTACTTCTGTGTCTATGAGGATGACTAGAAGAACTAAATCAATTCATAAGCCAGAGGTAATTCAGGAATCTCAGTTTGAAGAGGTGGAACATGCAGAAACAAAGTCAGATGTCAGTGATAGCTTAGACATGCAAATTACTAGAAATGAGAACACAACTGTTCATTCAGCACAATCAGTTGCTGAACCACAAGCTGATGGGGATGTGTCAGAGGCAGAATCAAACTGCTCAGTTGTGTCTGGTCTTCAGACACCTTTGTTTGTAAGAGTAACAAGAAGACGACAAATTGTAGTTCCTTATCAACCAGATTCTCCTgacaaaaaaagacatgacAAGACAGCTTTTCTAAGTAAGTTAAGCAAGTTTCTGGATGAAGATGATGTCTCTGAAGCTGAGTCTtgttcttctgctgtttctggtGTCCAGATGCCTAATGTTATCAGAACTACAAGAAGcaggcaaagcaaaaagaaattgcaaCCAGATACAGTTCGTGAAGCCCAGAGTGAGGATATTTCTGATGCAGAGTCTTGCTGCTTAAGTTCTCATATGGAACCATCCATCACTACCAAACGAATTACTAGGAGCATGCGAATGAAATCACAAGCAGAAAATACTAAGCAGGCTGAGAAAGGAAACGTCATTGTTTCAGAAGATGAGAATTTAATTGAGAACACTGTTAAATCTGAGCCAGTAATTGTTTCTGATTCTAGACCTCCTGCAGAACTTGTCTCTGACACAGAACATGCTTCCTCTGTCACTGAGGATAATAAAGAACCCAGTTCACCTAAAAGCAAATGTTCTTCCAAATCTGCCGATACAATCCAGAGTGAAGACGTGAAAGAAGAGATTTTGAATGATGAGACATCTAGCGGtcttacagaaatgaaacaaagtgaCACTGAATTGCCtggagaaaaagcaataaaaaatcCACAGGCTGTTGGGATAGATGATTCAGAGGAGGCATGTGGCTTAATACAAGAAGAACACAGTAAAATACTTGTGAGGGAGGAGAAATTAGAATGTATGGATCTTTCTTTGACTGATTGCATGAGTCCCAAACGATTTTTAGAATCCCAAGGGCAAATAACAccaaatgaaagtaaaaaaaatccagaatgcACAAGAGCAGATGCTGAGGCAGACGCACAGCAGTCTTTCACCCATGCTGATAAATTAGGAGAGGGTGAGCAATCTAGTGCAGTGAGCAGCCCACAAAAGGACATAGCTGTTGCAGAAAGACCTGATAGCGTTGGTAGATGCAGGATGCTTGAAATCGGTGTAGACAGTGGTGAAGACCAAGCAGGAGAAAATGCTGAATCTGTATCCCACAGCAGTGAAAGATCAAGCAGTGGAAACGATTCAGTTGTGTTGTTTCTGAGCAAAGATGAAAGTGATGAATCTGAAAATAGTGATGTGGCAGACACAGATACAGCTGAAGAGAATCTGTGTTATAAAGGGGCAGATGAGAGGACTCCTTCCCTCaacaaatctttaaaaagcagttcACTGTGTGCTGAAGGGCTTTTTGTAATTGATACTGAGCCTGGCATGAGTTCCAGCCAAAAGTATTATCTAGATCAGGTAGACCAAGATAATGATGCTGGAAGTAAGGAGGAAGGAAGTGAAAAAGTTGGAGAATCCTCAGATCTggaagaggatgaagaggaaTTGATAGATGAAGATGAGaaggatgaagatgatgatcTGTTGAAAACTAAGAGTGACATGTAAGTATCTTTCTGGGAATAACTAAAGAATCTGCATTTCATTGAAGCATATGCATGGGATATGTACATTAAGTGCTAAACGATGTGGAATAAATGAGGGAGCAGTCTCATGAGTCATATGACATGGAAAGTGGGGTTGCACAGATTATGAAATAGAAATATAGTCCATAAattcagggtttgtttttttcagttttgtatatAGCAGAACAGAACTCTGAAATATTTAGGCATCTGGAAGCCTTGTATGtgttcagcttaaaaaaatctgaaactggATTAAACTGGTCAGGCTGACTTAATTGCTTATTCAGGTCACTGTTTTCttaattgttgttttttttttattttttttttttttagtttaggTATAAATAACAAGAAGTGCAGTAAATTTCTTACACATTGCTTAATTAGGTCATGCTTTTTAATCCTAAACAGTTGCATATACTTTtatgttttcagttcttggtGATGCTTCAAGTGAAATCAGCCCAGCGT
This DNA window, taken from Nyctibius grandis isolate bNycGra1 chromosome 8, bNycGra1.pri, whole genome shotgun sequence, encodes the following:
- the GCLM gene encoding glutamate--cysteine ligase regulatory subunit; amino-acid sequence: MGTDSARALLERAATLTLQTGNLLNWGCLRKKCPATPGEEVRDCIQKTLTEWGSKIGQDLNQEVLEVLECTVAQAIEKINPEERDELKVSAKLFIVGSNSSSIRDAVDMACSALGVAQLDSVIIAPPPVEDGTSLSLEYLQPYWQELENLVQNKKIVAIGTSDLDKTLLEQLYLWAQVKPSSNQVNLASCCVMPPDLTAFAKEFDIQLLTHNDPKELLCEASFQEVLQESIQDTKAHEWIPLWLLRYSVIVKSRGIIKSKGYIMQAKRNAS
- the DNTTIP2 gene encoding deoxynucleotidyltransferase terminal-interacting protein 2 — its product is MVATRRAAARCKEQGARAGGGSGSSSGAEAAETASAEISTSVSMRMTRRTKSIHKPEVIQESQFEEVEHAETKSDVSDSLDMQITRNENTTVHSAQSVAEPQADGDVSEAESNCSVVSGLQTPLFVRVTRRRQIVVPYQPDSPDKKRHDKTAFLSKLSKFLDEDDVSEAESCSSAVSGVQMPNVIRTTRSRQSKKKLQPDTVREAQSEDISDAESCCLSSHMEPSITTKRITRSMRMKSQAENTKQAEKGNVIVSEDENLIENTVKSEPVIVSDSRPPAELVSDTEHASSVTEDNKEPSSPKSKCSSKSADTIQSEDVKEEILNDETSSGLTEMKQSDTELPGEKAIKNPQAVGIDDSEEACGLIQEEHSKILVREEKLECMDLSLTDCMSPKRFLESQGQITPNESKKNPECTRADAEADAQQSFTHADKLGEGEQSSAVSSPQKDIAVAERPDSVGRCRMLEIGVDSGEDQAGENAESVSHSSERSSSGNDSVVLFLSKDESDESENSDVADTDTAEENLCYKGADERTPSLNKSLKSSSLCAEGLFVIDTEPGMSSSQKYYLDQVDQDNDAGSKEEGSEKVGESSDLEEDEEELIDEDEKDEDDDLLKTKSDILHLSSTIDPGLNIKKLGGLYISFDAKKQKPRSSVIKQLKEEKEDQLLQKSIITPDFEKKECVPPFRESLHQLKKQRRAERAKTTGDGWFGMKAPEITSELKNDLKVLKMRASLDPKHFYKKNDRDGLPKYFQVGTVVDSPIDFYHSRIPKKQRKRTIVEELLADSEFRRYNKKKYQEIMSEKAAFAAGKRNRKKKKFHN